The genomic window gctagagtgactcgcgtttccctggggagtatgcgttcctcttccgcaagttttgtgtggaacctctgttgttgttgttgttgttgttgtagcaatgtttcgccccacctaatagctgcgaccgatcacaaattgtcatcaatatcctctaacgggagtccaagcaaacttgctgttttgacaggggtggaccataataaaaggggtgttagaggcgttggttccacattaaaattaaagaaatggttggtgtcatgtggggacacattgcaagcggggcatacattttgtatgtcggggttgattctggatatgtaagagtttaacctgttacagtatccagaacgaagttgagccagagtgactcgcgtttccctggggagtatgcgttcctcttccgcaagttttgggtactgttccccgagtactggattcaccgggaaattctcggcataaaggtccgacacctgtttgtggagttcaccaaggacgtgcttgtgttttttgttccatacggctgagttctcaggtgccgtatttcctcaaaatgcttacggagatgactccttaagtccctaggcggtgctggctcatcaatcagatgtctgttgggatgcccaggcttctgggtattcaacaggaactgtttggttagcatctcatttctctctctgatggggagtattctcacctcattatgtagatggtgttctggggacattgaagacagcccgtggcggttctggtCTGGAACCTCTCGCCAAGGGTGGTGAACTATCTTTATGAGATGGTAGTAAAGCCTGTACTCCTCTACTTGAATGCTGGTCTTGTGAAACCACTGGAACCGCCGATTATTACTAAATGTGGATGTCCGTACAACGGATAGCACCAGATGCTATTATTTGAGAACAACACCCATCTTAGCCCTGACTGTTACGCTGAAAGTGCATTCGGTGGACATTGTGGGCAAGACGGCTGCGATCCGGGCTTTGATTTACTTCGATTTTATCTCGGGCAAGACGGACTTTTATGTCCCGACAATTGCTCTCCGTGCAGACTTCAACGCCTTCACTATTCCCAGAGTGGAACAGTTGAGTCCCTAACTGTGACAGTGGATCCGTTACCTGATTCACAGATGGGACGAATTTAGATGGGAAGGTCAGTTGCTATGTTTTCTGTGAGAAACTCAAGCTGGGGGTCGTTTAGCGCCTTCTGAGCGTAATTTGCtgggaaatattattttattgctgaTTGGGTTTTACAATGTATGTACTTGACTTTTAGAAAAAATGAACAGAGATAGAAAACGAATGTTGCCGATAACGGCAGATAAGCAGAGAACGTATAACTATAGATTTACGTCTTTGCAGATAAGCGGCAATTACTCCAAAAAtacttattttgctattcttAAAAATTAGAcgtacataaatatgtagaaTACAGTAGACTCTACTGTATAGAGTGTGGCGTGCCGGTTAAGTACccggccatgttatgcgaataaaagatgacgctccggccaagaaagtgtttctatcggaacccgcctatggaagcagaggtaggggtggccccactccactggaaggaccaggcggaaaacgatttaaactcccttggtgtgaccaattggcgccggttggcagagagaaggagcgactggcggggcttgttggacggccataaccgtttaaacggttaagcatcaattaagtaagtaagtgattgGACAGAAGTTAAAATACTGGTCTGCACATATTTTAACCTATGCTTACTTTTGGATCGCATTAATCTCCGATTATTAAAGGAGTGAAGCGCTTTGGATTAAGGTATGTCTTCTACCCAAAGCAAAGAGGCATTCTTAAGGCAGCTGGTGAAATTTTAATCCccttttgaaagcttatttctcTCGTATTTCCTTTCTGCTGAGCAGATATAGGACGTAGTTCTACTCAATAATGAAAGGGCTTGGTCGCTTTGAGAAGAAATTATGGCCTTACCGCTCTGTCGTAAGACCAAGATAAGTACAAATAAACAAGCAAAAGAACAGCAAGCAGTTCAACTAATAACAACAATATAGCTAACAAAAACAATGCAACCAATAAAAAGATCTACAACAAAATCGGAAGCACTAAAGCAAACAAAACTTCCAACTACTAAGAAGTAGCAACAATAACTAACCATGGCGAAAACTTTCTGTAGAACTTGGAAAAGAAGAGGCGCTCAAAGACgtctttgttgttgctgttgttgttgtatcagtaCTTCCTCCCATATAATGTGTGAAacactcacaaattgttatcaatatcctttTACGGGAGTCCGGgggaaacttgctatttcaacaaGGTTGGACCAGGGAGTTAAGATGGTTGGTTGGGAACACGTTACAAAGACATAAGTATCTTAGGTaaatcggggttgattctggataagtaagaaataaacctattacagtatccagatcgaagttgagcagTAGTGACGTCTCCCTGGGGatgttgctttcctcaactgtgaGCTCTAggtatttgtctttaagaacggGAATCACCGCTCAACCTCCGGCCTAATAGTCCAATGCCTGCTTGTAGATGTCTCTGACGGCCTTTTCATGCTCTTTTCCTGCATACGGCTGAAATCTTAAGTGCCGGACTCTTTCGGAGATTACTTCTTTAGTTTCTGGAAGGTGAAGCCCTTTCAATCAgacgtctgttgggatgtccacgCTTCTGAGTATACAGCAGAAATTATTTGTTCAGCATTTTATTTATCTCctttattgggagtattctcgcctaacTGTGTAAATGATGTTCTGGAGACATACGCCATTCCGTGACAGTTATGGgcgcggtgttttgacagacCAGCAGTTTCCTCCAGTTTGTTTATTTTAGGCTTGGATACCATATTGCAGACACGTAGCATACAAGTACAGGCCAATTGCTTTATGAGTGAGGTTATGAGAGGCAAGATGGCAAGGGACTTGTTGATTTTGTTGCAGCTCTGCGGTATAATTGCGGccgcatgctcgccaaaatgaagctcctgatcgaacgtcatacccagtatttttggatataagacagtcggtagcataatgCCATCGCCGTGGATGCTTTATGTCTGTTATAAAAAGGGTCGCcgaggatttggtcggtgacaatgtcgcattttgcgaggtgaaaaaactggaaagcCTACGGAGATCGTGGGTTTTAAAGTACAGCTCATCGATAGATGGGCCTGTTGCCATTATCATGCAATCATCGACGTAGGacacaatggtaactccttctgtgggaaagggagcttcgatatgtaaaattttaagaaaagtgGGAATAGGTAAGCACCCTGTGACACTcactgtttaattcttctgggttttgtTGTTGGCTTCCAGAACTGTACCGATACCTGCCGACaacacagataatttgcagtccacctctTTAGACTGGGAGTAAAGTTGGACCCGTACAAAGTACATCCAcagggcgttgttgttgttgttgtagcgatagtaacactccccgaaggccttggggagtgttattgatgttgatggtcgtttgccggatgcagatccggtaagttccggtaacaagcaccattaaggcaccagcccgccCATCTCTGGAGCGATTTAGTAAGACCACATGAAACATTCAATGCCGGGCGGAATTAAGGCTAGATCCCTGAGGAAAttgggggtcgccagagcctcggctgttgaagtaacaggattcgccacaggtatGTGAGGTTGatgattgggttggagaagctatatgttgctcTGGCAACACATTTAAAtggttgcgctgcacaaccccttgaatcaatttggtattttagtcgcctctttcctgttgttgttgttgtagcgataaggttgctccacgaaggcttggggaatgttatcgatgtgatggtcctttaccggatacagatccggtacgccccagtaacacagcaccattaaggtgctagcccgaccatctctggaacgatttatatggccacattaaaccttcagggcaTCCCTCTccccccaccctcaagttccatgaggagcttggggttgccggagcctcgtctgttagtgaaacaggattcgccgcggataggtgaggttgacaattgggtttagagaagctgtatattgcgctggcaacctgaagagttgcgctacacagccccttgaatctggtattttagtcgcctcttacgacaggcatgcctaccgcgggtatattctgaccccttacccgagatggtcaggcttggtaccggaacgtaccggatctgcaacgttgttgttgttgttgttgttgtagtgcttcgccccatccaataggtgcgaccgatcacaaattgccatgaatgtactctaacgggagtccaaggaaacttgttgtttcaacaggggcggactaTAATAAAACGCGTGTTAGAGGCGTTCGTTCCATCGCGAAGAGATGGTTGGGACACATtgtaagcaggacatacattttgtatgtcggggatgattctgcataggtaagagtttacCATGTTACAGTTGAGCTAGATTGGCGCGTGTTTCCCTAGGGaaagtgcgttcctcttctgcgaattCTGGACATTTTTCTTTAGGAACTGCCTGAAATTGTTCCGCTACTCCGAAACCGCAACATTCTAGGTCATCCACCTTCAACTTCCGTGTATGATTTGTTTGATCCCCACCCCGCCGAGCTGCGATTAATCGTGTAAGTTAGAACATGACAGATTTTCTGGTGTTTACCCCTTCTTCCAACTCTTTTTGGGGCCATGGTCATTCATATATGTACCTCTCAAAATTAGAATCTTCGTTTTGAAGGGAACCATGTAATAAATGTACTGATTATGGAAATAAGTaggtttttattattaaattatatatgtatatagagatTTTCTCTTACTATTAAATATTAGCAGTGAAATTTGTTATTTCACTTTTCTTATCCATGATCTAACAAGCGCTCTACGAATATATTTTTCGGTAATACAGCTTATTGATCTTAAGTATTTATCAATCAGCCTGTGAAATATTCTGTGCAGCACTAATTAGAGTATCATGTATATCTTTTGCCGATTGCACATGTACACGTACAACATTAAGGTATGTAGAATATGTCATAGGTCCACCAGGGTTGTCTTGCATATAGGGTTCCATACGTGCTGTTACAGCGATAGGTAAATAATGTTGTGCCGATGATAATTGTTGCATGCATTGTATGgctgtttttaaatgtaattcaATTTGATCGCAATAGGCATAAAAATCTTCCAAATGTTTTTCAAAACGTCCTGCATGCCCCGCGGCATCACGTTTAAGATTATCTGCTAAATTATGTTCTTGTAATGCAAATGCGCCAGTACGTAGTGTAAGGAATAGTGATTCCCGAAGTGGCGAAAGAAGACTCTTGACTTTTAGAATGTTGTCCATTTTTTCagcttgctgttgttgctgctgttgttgttgctgctgctgttgttgttgttgagcaGCATTTGAAACTTGAGATTGCATTTGCCCTTGCATTTGTTGTTGCGGTGATGCTTGCATCATTGACACAGGCGAAACTCCAGGTTGCATCATTGGATTTGGCCCACCAACTCCGGCGATGTTCATTTGTTGCATGCCATGCATGTTCATATTGGGATTCAttgttcaatataaattttcttcttGAGCTAAAATCTACCTAGTAATAGCAATAAGGGTTATTTTATTGAACTGATTGATTTTTTGCTTTTGTCTgtttagtgatggaacgatagcTCTTTTTGCTGGACGATTTGTTGGTCAGCTGCTTTGGCTTAGGCCATGTTTACATCTTGGCGGAACCATATAGGTGAATTATCTTATTggtcttttttatttgatttgacatTTCAATTTTTGACTTTGGGATTCATGGTATTTTTGTGCAGTACACCTTTATGCACCGCCGGCTATGTTAAAAAATGACCCTGGGTGGATCTTACACCGGTTTGGAGGTCAATACTATATTCGCACAAAACACTTGCCTTCACACATTTTTTTGGTTGGTACAACAAAAGCAtcgaaattacaacaaccacatgataaTTTTCAGTTTCTTTTGCACATATGTTTTGACCGAACGGGTCCGTGGTCCTGTgttcaaagcgcgtcttttggcAACTCTGCCGAAATTTTTGGATGAGTGTTGGCAGTTGTGACAGAGTATCAATTACTAGCATAACTGGAGCCCCAAAAACTACCCTGACAtaagcattgcatgccattctacgcatatcgcctgcagacctaacggccaaagacatggcgttagcaactgcaacaagccTTAAGGTTCATGCACAATATACGATGCGACATGTAGCGACACCTTCCGACAAAATATTCTCGGCATTTTTGCTAGTTGGCAGCTTGGGCGTGTCGTGTCGTACGACTGTCGGTAGATATCCATGGCTCCAAAataatacatgcaaagaataatTTGTCGCTAtatgtcgcgtcgtataatgtgcagcatgagtgcaggccttatggccacagcagtatcGCGTCAtctaaaagccaaattaaacttccttaatcctaacgccatagtcgtaaccatacccatatccataaccatctcaatgtgatcgattaatggtgcgttaacctaaaaatcgtgaaaatttcataaaaattttgaaaacgcaaaaaattacaaacatattccacaaaaaataagtatcttagtcataacgtatccaaaacaatgaagaaaatctaaaaaaagttattaaattcaccaactcaaatatttttaggttatggatatggcgagaaaccaaaaaccaattgattgtcTATGGCGTTAGCGGtttggtatggcaccattaatcgattacattcctttccataaggtaggttcgatcagctgatttatctggttatggctttatggttataggtcaccattaattcgcccttaaagctgcagacattggtgctttatcggtaaccgtataggtaaccttataacagctgattcgaccaatcttatgagaaacaatgcaatcgattattggtgccgctaaggtcgtaaccgtatcgtagccaaccaattgggttttggttaccgtcgtaacgataaacagctgattacgttagggatacggatacagcgatacgacatacggcaccaatgactccggcttatgcggcagttacccacgaacgtacgtagaaaaaacgtgtcagctgacacgacctatcttatgagtgtgcaatgtaaaagacaactcaccgacgtgcaacgcccgtacgtacgtagcccggaacgtagaaatcaaaacaattttgattttttccgtaagaacgtgtcagctgatcgctctctcactagacagagttgcctagtaaacttttgtgcgctaatttttgaccgtttgcagttttatccAAAAACACCTAAttgaagtttgaaaaattgtgaaaataattcgaaataattatgtaaaagtgcagattataaacgcgtaatctatttatatttatttaatattaattccagccttttacaacatcaaaaattaaattggaaaaagttgatgtttccataagcatgcatgcaaaatggtcaatgacaacagtgcttatctgtaaacaatacacacacaaatatgttatgtacatgtacacagacgtacacattgattcctacgggcttgagagttcggtcaaacgtgcttcgtacgacaaacgtctttacgtacggcacacgtcggtgggtaactgccgcatacatatcggcaaagaggataaatacaataagagccgtcactcgttattttgtttggcatttactcgatgtatactgagaggtagtcgctgctttttttttggcgagatgtttataaacgtcttctatacattttcgtggggtatttgtgtttatttttcgactgtatttaattaatttatttaattctctttccaaaaatcacagttgcacaaggggcctacacggcattgATAAATgcaagacaattaaaaatgtccctctcagaaaatattcgaaccaaaacatatgcaacaacaacaacacggctaactggcctatcggttacctgTATCGGTTACCTTCTATCAAATCGcttttccatgaatgaaacgcgtcctttatgttcagataatatttaattataaataattcatatatacaatgtttttttacaatttaaattattcccttattactctagtgtactttacatatgtgtatattgatatgtacaagttaattaagtacaataacgtctattaatagctgtgccctctctgaaactttcgaagctcagtgatgacgcccaatttttcctgcgctggtggtgttggtcaacatcagtttgcagagccatatgagttttgtagggataatatctgaagccccaattcgtgctatcaaagtcgatttataggtgatattgatcctttggtcttgacccttttccatagtatgcttgttaacgccttatctgtggtactaaaaaggcggggggatagttgtcgcagttttctaataatttgagcaaatttatgttcttccttcagctacagctggaatatctggaatattgctatgcccacatcgtcaaaatcaaattacctagaatgagaaagaaactaatcAGTAAGgataaattaaagtttttaatatatttaacccgaaaagtgttctataaatagggctccacaattagctcttttctgagaggccaaagacacaagggactcaaggagatacttcgctgttgcattcatagagaacacaacattataacaagggataattgattgatgttacgaaggaaattaaacgtgctacaaaaacaaacaaatgcagatgactgtttaattcaacaacaataacaactgtttaattcattatccgaagttcttgtatggagtacagtatgaaaagtgcaaagtactgctaaaactgatttcTCCGAGTAACCCGGGAAAAAATTgatggacaggaaaataaacgtttggttatctccaagttgatcatatgctattacagaatatactcgtttgctgcatccgaccagtacatccaactttccagattttctgggctcagcaagggtatcctcctgaatggtccATTTGATGCacgctgctgcctggccgctcacccaacaacacaagacacgacggaactttccttgggacacccaaggtcactACGCTTCTCATGGctgcagcgggttagggggcttagagtatacccgcggtaggcatgcctgcgtaagaggggattaaaataccaaattggttcagggggttgtgtagcgcaacccgttcaatgggttgccagcgcaatatatagcttctccaacccaattgtgaacctcacctacccgtggcgaatcctgtttctttaacagccgaggctctggcgaccccatgttccttatggatctacatttgaaggcgcttagttagctgacatcgcttacttaaatggttgattctaaagtaaaaaccaaaacaaaatataggttaggttgaactggcgggttcatgacgacctcacatagactgaatgagtccgtagtgttaccagaagtttgttttaacgaccaagctaaaaaccctatcaacaaccaggacatgttataaaataactccgtcctcttgacaaataccagaagcttcctagaacttaagccacttgctgcttctagatctgacagctgtcagctggagtcagcctggcaagcgcagggcaggagcacagaacgtaatcgatcgtttcctcctccaacccgcacttcctacatctgctatcactgaccaagcctaatttaaatgcatgtgacgccagaaggcagtgtccagtaagaatacccgtcatgagtctacagtctacagtttaatgataatgaaaatataagaatcagtgtttatgaataacatattttaactaatctcttacaacaacatgatcggtggctacatcgcatgtagatagtgtggtgttccaccttgtataaacgtaggtactgtatgtgctcaaccgtgcaaatggacataagcagtaacattattcacataaacatagcttggtatttgtgcaggcatcaatatagcatacattggtccagttcggtgtgcaccagccactggtacaaacacttttgaatgcatagctttcatatagattggatgtccagcagtgctccggtagtgccaaaatgtaatgggctgctcagtTTCTTGGTATGGCTGTATAGATATGgccgggtgcaatgtattactagtctgctcaagatcgtatggtacatagatggctcgaagacgccagagagGATTgaagccagagttttcggacccagagccaaatgTCAGTAACTCTAacagcacatccgagcatttacAAGCGGAattattcgccataagttagtgcgctaagctgaaccttcagcgctgataccccaacgaaacaattgccatactcagtcaggcagtcaggccccactaaaggcatttgcggcgttcgaaataaagtcagcactggtccttcagtgcgtagaaaagctaaattaattaggagcacacaacgtagtactgttgccctgggtcctaggccacaggggcgtagagggtaat from Eurosta solidaginis isolate ZX-2024a chromosome 3, ASM4086904v1, whole genome shotgun sequence includes these protein-coding regions:
- the ix gene encoding mediator of RNA polymerase II transcription subunit 29, which produces MNPNMNMHGMQQMNIAGVGGPNPMMQPGVSPVSMMQASPQQQMQGQMQSQVSNAAQQQQQQQQQQQQQQQQAEKMDNILKVKSLLSPLRESLFLTLRTGAFALQEHNLADNLKRDAAGHAGRFEKHLEDFYAYCDQIELHLKTAIQCMQQLSSAQHYLPIAVTARMEPYMQDNPGGPMTYSTYLNVVRVHVQSAKDIHDTLISAAQNISQAD